Genomic segment of Candidatus Nanoarchaeia archaeon:
TGCCGTAGTCATGCATCATTTTCATGAGTTGAAAGGAGACGCATTTATTGAAAAGAAAAGGGACAGCTATCTTCGGATGCTTCGAAAGAGGTTTGATGAATTGCAGACAGCAAAGGCTGCTTATGACCTTGGCTTGGGAATCTATGACCGGAAGAAGGATATTGATGAAGCAAGACAGTATGTGGAAAAGGCTCTGGAAATGGAGCCTGATTTTGAGGAGGCTTTGTTTACATTGGGAGTTTTTTCCATAAAGGAAAAGAAGTATGAGGGTGGGATTACTTATTTTGAGAAGGTACTTTCCCTAAATCCGAGGAATTACTGGGCTTACACAAATCTTGCTCTCCTGTATGCAACACTGAAAGAGTGGAAGAAGTGCAAGGTTGTGTATGAGAAAGCTCTTGAGAAGGGCCATCCTGAGATGGAGGAGATCCTTGGGCAGATAAAGGCGCTGGAGGGGAAACTTTCAGATTAACTTTTCCCAATCTTCCACAATAACTGAAAATATTTTCTATATGATTCTGAGGCTTTTTTGCTGATGATCAATACCGCTATTGGCTCTTCCCCCCATACAATGTTCAGCACTCTATCTTCAAAAACTGCTATTGTAGAAGGCATGATATTGCTTTCAGAGAGATACCTTGCTTTGAATGGCTTAAGGAATCTGCCTTTTCTGTTCTTAGGAAGGATAATCCTTGCTTTTATTTTATTCTCCCTGAGTTTTACATGCCATTGTTCATAATACGTTCCCATTGTTTCTCTCATTCCCCAGCCTGTTCCAAAGACAAGGATTTCATCTTTCGTGGTTGTCATCTCTTCAAGGAGCGTTTTTAGCCCTTTCTTGCCTTTGAAGATGGCAGCTTCCTGCCGTTCTATTGCCCCCCTCCTTTTTTCTATCTCAGGAAGAATCTGATTTACCAACTGCTCTTTATGAAGAATTTCTCTTTTTT
This window contains:
- a CDS encoding helix-turn-helix domain-containing protein, producing the protein MNAEDLQRLGLTENEAKVYLALLELGSTNAGKIIKKTKLHRNIVYDNLEKLIEKGLVSFVTARNIKQFEATTSKELKEYIEKQKREILHKEQLVNQILPEIEKRRGAIERQEAAIFKGKKGLKTLLEEMTTTKDEILVFGTGWGMRETMGTYYEQWHVKLRENKIKARIILPKNRKGRFLKPFKARYLSESNIMPSTIAVFEDRVLNIVWGEEPIAVLIISKKASESYRKYFQLLWKIGKS